One Helicoverpa zea isolate HzStark_Cry1AcR chromosome 20, ilHelZeax1.1, whole genome shotgun sequence genomic region harbors:
- the LOC124640393 gene encoding CXXC-type zinc finger protein 1-like isoform X1, with translation MGDKKYKQSKAEIAKQFNLPERQSKITTLLNQAGQAYCICRSSDSSRFMIACDACEEWYHGDCINISEREAKYIKNYFCDRCREEDPTLKTRFRPQKRENDSDIAPRDDRKKKRKEKDHSENKSSKRPSTKDGCGDCPGCLQMNDCGHCEACEDMYKYGSSNKLKLKCKMRLCIKNKKTSRQSSSSNRIKKKHHEREQHEPEESLAHLQTSEARQCYGPQCTRAAQFGSKYCSAQCGMRLATARIYQVLPQRIQEWSLSSCVAEQKNRKALEVVRGGLARAQAALRALDTQHSELDAIVARAKNATIVHTDDKDADDETSMYCITCGHEIHSRTAVKHMEKCFVKYEAQASFGSRHRTRIDGQSMFCDYYNPINATYCKRLRVMCPEHFKDPKVGDNDVCGCPLVRNVFKPTGEFCRAPKKSCLKHYQWEKLRRAEIDMERVRQWLKLDELVEQERSIRLAMASRAGVLGLMLHSTYNHEVMERITTKATENGKVKESS, from the exons ATGGGTGACAAGAAATACAAGCAGAGC aaagcCGAAATAGCGAAGCAATTTAATCTACCGGAACGGCAGTCTAAAATCACTACGTTGTTAAATCAGGCTGGCCAAGCGTATTGCATATGCCGATCGTCCGACAGTTCTCGTTTTATGAT AGCATGCGACGCTTGTGAAGAATGGTACCATGGAGACTGCATTAACATTTCTGAACGAGAAGCAAAGTATATTAAGAACTATTTTTGTGACCGATGTCGGGAAGAAGATCCAACACTTAAAACTAGGTTTAGACCACAGAAGAGAGAGAATGACAGTGATATTG CCCCCCGAGATGATCGAAAAAAGAAGCGTAAAGAGAAAGACCACTCGGAGAACAAGTCCTCAAAGAGACCGAGCACTAAAGATGGCTGCGGAGACTGTCCAGGATGTCTGCAGATGAATGACTGTGGCCA TTGTGAAGCATGTGAGGATATGTACAAGTATGGCAGCAGCAATAAATTGAAGCTCAAATGTAAAATGAGGTTGTGTATCAAGAATAAGAAGACTTCCAGACAATCAAG CAGTAGCaacagaataaaaaagaaacaccaCGAGCGGGAACAGCACGAACCGGAAGAGTCTCTCGCACACTTGCAGACGTCGGAGGCGCGGCAGTGCTACGGGCCGCAGTGTACGCGAGCCGCGCAGTTCGGCTCTAAGTACTGCTCTGCGCAGTGCGGCATGCGACTCGCCACCGCTAGGATATACCAG GTCCTCCCCCAACGCATACAAGAATGGTCTCTCTCCTCCTGTGTAGCTGAGCAGAAGAACCGCAAAGCGTTAGAGGTAGTGCGCGGCGGGCTGGCGCGAGCTCAAGCGGCGCTGCGGGCATTAGACACGCAGCACTCGGAGCTCGACGCTATAGTCGCGAGGGCGAAGAATGCTACCATTGTGCATACTGATGATAAG GACGCTGACGATGAAACCTCAATGTACTGCATCACATGCGGCCATGAGATTCACTCTCGTACCGCCGTTAAACATATGGAGAAATGCTTCGTGAAGTACGAAGCACAGGCTTCCTTCGGGTCGCGGCATCGAACCCGTATCGACGGGCAGAGCATGTTCTGTGACTACTACAATCCTATTAACGCTACCTATTGTAAGAGGTTGAGG GTAATGTGCCCCGAGCACTTCAAAGACCCCAAAGTTGGGGACAACGACGTCTGTGGATGTCCCCTTGTCCGCAACGTGTTCAAGCCCACGGGGGAATTCTGCCGCGCTCCCAAGAAGTCCTGTCTCAAACACTACCAGTGGGAGAAGTTGAGAAGAGCAGAGATTGACATGGAGAGAGTCCGCCAGTGGTTGAAGCTGGACGAACTGGTTGAGCAGGAGAGGAGTATCAGGCTGGCTATGGCTTCGAG GGCCGGAGTGCTAGGCCTAATGCTCCACTCAACATACAACCACG
- the LOC124640393 gene encoding CXXC-type zinc finger protein 1-like isoform X2, producing MGDKKYKQSKAEIAKQFNLPERQSKITTLLNQAGQAYCICRSSDSSRFMIACDACEEWYHGDCINISEREAKYIKNYFCDRCREEDPTLKTRFRPQKRENDSDIAPRDDRKKKRKEKDHSENKSSKRPSTKDGCGDCPGCLQMNDCGHCEACEDMYKYGSSNKLKLKCKMRLCIKNKKTSRQSSSSNRIKKKHHEREQHEPEESLAHLQTSEARQCYGPQCTRAAQFGSKYCSAQCGMRLATARIYQVLPQRIQEWSLSSCVAEQKNRKALEVVRGGLARAQAALRALDTQHSELDAIVARAKNATIVHTDDKDADDETSMYCITCGHEIHSRTAVKHMEKCFVKYEAQASFGSRHRTRIDGQSMFCDYYNPINATYCKRLRVMCPEHFKDPKVGDNDVCGCPLVRNVFKPTGEFCRAPKKSCLKHYQWEKLRRAEIDMERVRQWLKLDELVEQERSIRLAMASRAGVLGLMLHSTYNHEVMERITTKATENGKVKESS from the exons ATGGGTGACAAGAAATACAAGCAGAGC aaagcCGAAATAGCGAAGCAATTTAATCTACCGGAACGGCAGTCTAAAATCACTACGTTGTTAAATCAGGCTGGCCAAGCGTATTGCATATGCCGATCGTCCGACAGTTCTCGTTTTATGAT AGCATGCGACGCTTGTGAAGAATGGTACCATGGAGACTGCATTAACATTTCTGAACGAGAAGCAAAGTATATTAAGAACTATTTTTGTGACCGATGTCGGGAAGAAGATCCAACACTTAAAACTAGGTTTAGACCACAGAAGAGAGAGAATGACAGTGATATTG CCCCCCGAGATGATCGAAAAAAGAAGCGTAAAGAGAAAGACCACTCGGAGAACAAGTCCTCAAAGAGACCGAGCACTAAAGATGGCTGCGGAGACTGTCCAGGATGTCTGCAGATGAATGACTGTGGCCA TTGTGAAGCATGTGAGGATATGTACAAGTATGGCAGCAGCAATAAATTGAAGCTCAAATGTAAAATGAGGTTGTGTATCAAGAATAAGAAGACTTCCAGACAATCAAG CAGTAGCaacagaataaaaaagaaacaccaCGAGCGGGAACAGCACGAACCGGAAGAGTCTCTCGCACACTTGCAGACGTCGGAGGCGCGGCAGTGCTACGGGCCGCAGTGTACGCGAGCCGCGCAGTTCGGCTCTAAGTACTGCTCTGCGCAGTGCGGCATGCGACTCGCCACCGCTAGGATATACCAG GTCCTCCCCCAACGCATACAAGAATGGTCTCTCTCCTCCTGTGTAGCTGAGCAGAAGAACCGCAAAGCGTTAGAGGTAGTGCGCGGCGGGCTGGCGCGAGCTCAAGCGGCGCTGCGGGCATTAGACACGCAGCACTCGGAGCTCGACGCTATAGTCGCGAGGGCGAAGAATGCTACCATTGTGCATACTGATGATAAG GACGCTGACGATGAAACCTCAATGTACTGCATCACATGCGGCCATGAGATTCACTCTCGTACCGCCGTTAAACATATGGAGAAATGCTTCGTGAAGTACGAAGCACAGGCTTCCTTCGGGTCGCGGCATCGAACCCGTATCGACGGGCAGAGCATGTTCTGTGACTACTACAATCCTATTAACGCTACCTATTGTAAGAGGTTGAGG GTAATGTGCCCCGAGCACTTCAAAGACCCCAAAGTTGGGGACAACGACGTCTGTGGATGTCCCCTTGTCCGCAACGTGTTCAAGCCCACGGGGGAATTCTGCCGCGCTCCCAAGAAGTCCTGTCTCAAACACTACCAGTGGGAGAAGTTGAGAAGAGCAGAGATTGACATGGAGAGAGTCCGCCAGTGGTTGAAGCTGGACGAACTGGTTGAGCAGGAGAGGAGTATCAGGCTGGCTATGGCTTCGAG
- the LOC124640393 gene encoding CXXC-type zinc finger protein 1-like isoform X3: MGDKKYKQSKAEIAKQFNLPERQSKITTLLNQAGQAYCICRSSDSSRFMIACDACEEWYHGDCINISEREAKYIKNYFCDRCREEDPTLKTRFRPQKRENDSDIAPRDDRKKKRKEKDHSENKSSKRPSTKDGCGDCPGCLQMNDCGHCEACEDMYKYGSSNKLKLKCKMRLCIKNKKTSRQSSSNRIKKKHHEREQHEPEESLAHLQTSEARQCYGPQCTRAAQFGSKYCSAQCGMRLATARIYQVLPQRIQEWSLSSCVAEQKNRKALEVVRGGLARAQAALRALDTQHSELDAIVARAKNATIVHTDDKDADDETSMYCITCGHEIHSRTAVKHMEKCFVKYEAQASFGSRHRTRIDGQSMFCDYYNPINATYCKRLRVMCPEHFKDPKVGDNDVCGCPLVRNVFKPTGEFCRAPKKSCLKHYQWEKLRRAEIDMERVRQWLKLDELVEQERSIRLAMASRAGVLGLMLHSTYNHEVMERITTKATENGKVKESS; the protein is encoded by the exons ATGGGTGACAAGAAATACAAGCAGAGC aaagcCGAAATAGCGAAGCAATTTAATCTACCGGAACGGCAGTCTAAAATCACTACGTTGTTAAATCAGGCTGGCCAAGCGTATTGCATATGCCGATCGTCCGACAGTTCTCGTTTTATGAT AGCATGCGACGCTTGTGAAGAATGGTACCATGGAGACTGCATTAACATTTCTGAACGAGAAGCAAAGTATATTAAGAACTATTTTTGTGACCGATGTCGGGAAGAAGATCCAACACTTAAAACTAGGTTTAGACCACAGAAGAGAGAGAATGACAGTGATATTG CCCCCCGAGATGATCGAAAAAAGAAGCGTAAAGAGAAAGACCACTCGGAGAACAAGTCCTCAAAGAGACCGAGCACTAAAGATGGCTGCGGAGACTGTCCAGGATGTCTGCAGATGAATGACTGTGGCCA TTGTGAAGCATGTGAGGATATGTACAAGTATGGCAGCAGCAATAAATTGAAGCTCAAATGTAAAATGAGGTTGTGTATCAAGAATAAGAAGACTTCCAGACAATCAAG TAGCaacagaataaaaaagaaacaccaCGAGCGGGAACAGCACGAACCGGAAGAGTCTCTCGCACACTTGCAGACGTCGGAGGCGCGGCAGTGCTACGGGCCGCAGTGTACGCGAGCCGCGCAGTTCGGCTCTAAGTACTGCTCTGCGCAGTGCGGCATGCGACTCGCCACCGCTAGGATATACCAG GTCCTCCCCCAACGCATACAAGAATGGTCTCTCTCCTCCTGTGTAGCTGAGCAGAAGAACCGCAAAGCGTTAGAGGTAGTGCGCGGCGGGCTGGCGCGAGCTCAAGCGGCGCTGCGGGCATTAGACACGCAGCACTCGGAGCTCGACGCTATAGTCGCGAGGGCGAAGAATGCTACCATTGTGCATACTGATGATAAG GACGCTGACGATGAAACCTCAATGTACTGCATCACATGCGGCCATGAGATTCACTCTCGTACCGCCGTTAAACATATGGAGAAATGCTTCGTGAAGTACGAAGCACAGGCTTCCTTCGGGTCGCGGCATCGAACCCGTATCGACGGGCAGAGCATGTTCTGTGACTACTACAATCCTATTAACGCTACCTATTGTAAGAGGTTGAGG GTAATGTGCCCCGAGCACTTCAAAGACCCCAAAGTTGGGGACAACGACGTCTGTGGATGTCCCCTTGTCCGCAACGTGTTCAAGCCCACGGGGGAATTCTGCCGCGCTCCCAAGAAGTCCTGTCTCAAACACTACCAGTGGGAGAAGTTGAGAAGAGCAGAGATTGACATGGAGAGAGTCCGCCAGTGGTTGAAGCTGGACGAACTGGTTGAGCAGGAGAGGAGTATCAGGCTGGCTATGGCTTCGAG GGCCGGAGTGCTAGGCCTAATGCTCCACTCAACATACAACCACG
- the LOC124640035 gene encoding dynein axonemal assembly factor 10: protein MEELDTPQVITHIEHNINHSIFDCKWIPCSAKFVVIGTLPKGSGMLEIYEINSGEIRKIKEIERPNSFKCGTFGASNDIERRLATGDFKGTLEIWDLEKSCQMYITKEHTDIINSIDGMGGNINNCGAPEIVTGSRDGTVKVWDPRQRGKPVANMQPMKGETKRDCWAVSFGNSFNDAERIVVAGYDNGDLKMFDLRTMSLRWECNLKNGVCSTEFDRKDIPMNKLVATTLEGKFHVFDVRTQNPTKGFAQVLDNTSKSGTIWVARHVPQNRDIFITCAGNGQVSLWKYEYPEHRYHVDGQGVSSGVPGKLKRLQRMVVSTQPINAWEWNRDHLGLAVATAYDQYVRILVTTKLNLQ, encoded by the exons ATGGAGGAATTAGATACTCCCCAAGTCATAACGCATATTGAACACAACATTAACCATTCTATATTCGACTGTAAATGGATCCCTTGCTCTGCAAAATTTGTTGTTATTGGTACTCTGCCGAAAGGAAGTGGTATGCTAGAAATCTACGAAATCAACTCTGGCGAGATCCGTAAGATCAAGGAGATAGAAAGGCCAAACTCTTTTAAATGTGGGACGTTTGGGGCTAGTAACGACATTGAAAGAAGATTAGCAACTGGTGACTTCAAAGGCACTTTAGAAATATG GGATTTAGAGAAGAGTTGCCAAATGTACATCACAAAAGAACATACAGATATTATCAACTCTATAGATGGAATGGGAGGCAATATCAACAACTGCGGTGCCCCTGAAATTGTCACTGGCAGTCGAGATG GCACAGTCAAAGTTTGGGACCCTCGTCAAAGAGGCAAACCTGTAGCTAACATGCAGCCAATGAAAGGAGAAACAAAACGCGACTGCTGGGCTGTTTCCTTTGGCAACTCTTTCAATGATGCTGAGAGAATTGTAGTTGCTGGATATGACAATGGGGACCTTAAAATGTTTGATCTGCGAACTATGTCCCTGAGATGGGAATGTAATTTGAAGAATGGG GTATGCTCAACTGAATTTGATCGCAAGGACATTCCAATGAATAAATTAGTAGCAACAACATTAGAGGGAAAGTTCCATGTGTTTGATGTTAGAACTCAGAACCCTACCAAAGGATTTGCTCAA GTACTAGACAATACCAGCAAAAGTGGTACAATATGGGTGGCGCGTCATGTCCCTCAGAATcgtgatatttttataacttgtgCTGGCAATGGTCAAGTCTCTCTTTGGAAATA TGAATACCCAGAGCACAGATACCACGTGGACGGTCAAGGCGTTTCAAGCGGCGTACCAGGTAAACTGAAGCGACTTCAGCGTATGGTTGTGAGCACCCAGCCTATCAACGCCTGGGAGTGGAACCGCGACCACCTCGGTCTGGCCGTCGCTACTGCTTACGATCAGTATGTTCGGATCCTAGTCACTACTAAACTGAACTTGCAGTAG